DNA sequence from the Acidobacteriota bacterium genome:
GTCTGCAATGGAAGCTGAAATAGTTTTGACCGGCGTCTTAACGTTGGCGCTGGTCTTATTTGCCACCGCCAAAAGCGCCCTTGACGAACTGAGCGATGTTTCGCTGCGTTTGTTGGCCAGCGAAAGCAACGGCACCCCGCACGCCGCGTTCTGGCACGAAATCATCGAGCACCATCATCAACTCAACTTTACCCTCACCTCGGGCATTCATTTCTCGATTGCCGCGATTGCCATTCTGCTGACTTCGATTGCGCATCAACTTTGGCCCACTTTCTTTTTGGCGTTTGCCTTTGCCGCGATGCTGGTGACGCTGGTGATTTTCCGCCAGGTCGTCCCGCTGCTCATCACGCAAAACCATCCTGAACGCGCTTTGTTGCGCTTGCGGTGGCCGCTGCGCGTGAGCTGGCGCACGCTGGGCTTTTTTACCTGGCCGGTCTATCGCAGCCTGCGCGCGCTCAAGCGGAAGCGCGACGAAGTGCAAACCGCCGCCACCGAAAGCGAGGATGCCGAAAGCGAGTTGCAGGCCCTGATTGATGTTGGCGAAGAAGAGGGCATTATTGAAGAAAGCGAAGGCGCGATGATTCAATCCATCATCCGCTTCGGCGACCGCACCGTCGTCGAAGTGATGACCCCGCGCCCCAGCATCGTCGCCATCGAAGCGCGCGCCACTTTGCAGGAAGTGCGCGACCTGATCGTGCAATCGAAATACTCGCGCCTGCCCGTTTACCGCGATCAACTCGATGACATTTTCGGCGTGATCTATGTACGCGACTTGCTCAGTTATTGGGCCAGCGGCGGTTCTGACAATCTCAAACTCAAACGCGCCGGCGAGATTGCGCGCAAGAACCTTTACGAAGTGCCCGAAACCAAACCGATTGACGAACTCTTGCGCGAGATGCAGAAAGCCAAAGCGCAAATGGCCGTCGTCATTGATGAATTCGGCGGCGTCGCCGGTTTGGTGACGCTGGAAGACCTGCTTGAAGAAATCGTCGGCGAAATCGAAGACGAAGACGAACCCGAACCGCAAGCCGCTGAGGTCGAAATCATCAACGAAGAGGATGGTTGTTATATCGTGCGCGGGCAGGTTGAAGTCGGCAAGGTCGAACGTCTGTTTGACGCCGAACTGGCGGCGGACGATTTCACCACCATCGCCGGACTGGTGATCAATCAACTCGGCCATCTGCCGGCGGTTGGTGAGACCCTCGACTTTCGCGGCCTCGATTTTGAAGTGTTGGAAGCCGATGAACGCCGCGTCTCGCGCCTGCGCATTCGCCGTCAAACCGCCGGGCAAGAGGCCGCAGCGCGCGCGGCAGAGGCCAGCACCGCCGCTCAAAAGCATGATAAATAGCCACGCGGCAAGCCCTGCTGCGGCGCTTGCCTTTACGTGCACTTACCTGATTTGGGCAGGGCACGGGCGCTGTTATGATGCGCCTCGCAGTGCGCTGCAATTCTCACTCACAAACTTCATGACAAAGGAGCCAATTCCATGACATCACGCAAATGTTTCGTATTGCTTATCCTGGCAGCATTGACCAGCAGCGTCTTTGCGCAAGCTTCAAAACCCAAACCCGCTGAAGACAAATCCGCCGGGGCCGCCAAAGGCGCTGGACAGATGGCTGTGCCCACTGGCAAGCCCGTACTCTGGCGCGATCCCGGCGCAGTCGAAAAGCTGGACCTGGCCGGCGGTGCGGCGGGCCGCGCAGGTGCCCCCAAACCGCCCTTCACTTTTGTCGAAGAGAGCCTTTCGGGCACCAATCCCAAAGTCAAAATCACGGACGCCAACAAGGTGCAATGGACGATGAAATTCGGCTCTGAGGTCAATGCCGAAGTCTTTGCCTCGCGCCTCGTTTGGGCGGTCGGCTATTTCGTCGAGCCGGCGTTTTATGTGGCGCGCGGCACGGTGCAGGGGGTCAACGGCGCTTCGTTCAAGCGCGTCAAAAAAGACATGCTTGATCCGGCCACCGGCCATTTCACCGCCGCCCGTTTCGAGCGCCAGAAAGACAAAGGTGTGAAGAAGTTTGAAGACGCCGAGAGCTGGGCTTATGAAGACAACCCTTTCTTGAAAACGCCCGAAGGCAACCGCCAACTCAACGGCCTGAAAGTGATGATGATGCTCGTCTCGAACTGGGACAACAAAGACGTGCGCGATGCCGGGCGCGGCTCGAACACAGCGCTCTTTCAATATCCGAACGAACTGCGCTATCTCGTCACCGATTGGGGCGGCACGATGGGCAAATGGGGTGGCGTGCTCAGTCGCGAGAAATGGGATTGCAAAGGCTTCGCGGGGCAAACCAAAGATTTCGTCAAAGATGTGCGCAATGGCGAAGTGCGCTTTGGTTATTCGGGCCAGCACACCGGCACTTTTGTCAAAGGCATCACGCCCGCCGATGTGAAATGGCTGCTCGGTTATCTGGGCCGCATCACGGATGTGCAAATGTATGAGGCGCTCAAGGCCAGCGGCGCGGCGCCCGAAGACGTCACTTGTTTTACGACGGCGTTGCGTGAGCGCATTGGACAGTTAAAGCAGGTCGCGCAGTAACGACAACT
Encoded proteins:
- a CDS encoding HlyC/CorC family transporter, whose amino-acid sequence is MEAEIVLTGVLTLALVLFATAKSALDELSDVSLRLLASESNGTPHAAFWHEIIEHHHQLNFTLTSGIHFSIAAIAILLTSIAHQLWPTFFLAFAFAAMLVTLVIFRQVVPLLITQNHPERALLRLRWPLRVSWRTLGFFTWPVYRSLRALKRKRDEVQTAATESEDAESELQALIDVGEEEGIIEESEGAMIQSIIRFGDRTVVEVMTPRPSIVAIEARATLQEVRDLIVQSKYSRLPVYRDQLDDIFGVIYVRDLLSYWASGGSDNLKLKRAGEIARKNLYEVPETKPIDELLREMQKAKAQMAVVIDEFGGVAGLVTLEDLLEEIVGEIEDEDEPEPQAAEVEIINEEDGCYIVRGQVEVGKVERLFDAELAADDFTTIAGLVINQLGHLPAVGETLDFRGLDFEVLEADERRVSRLRIRRQTAGQEAAARAAEASTAAQKHDK